AGTAGGGCGGTGTAAAAATGTTGCTATTTATTTTCAAGGTTAAAGTTAATTTTGAAATGTAACTACATATTCCTTAAGATTATGTAATTTCTGTGGCTACAAGTTAATCCACCTTTGTATATCTGTGTTTCTGCAATTCTGTTTTTTTTCATTTGCCTGTATCTAGGGTCCCCTTATAGTAGATAAATAACATCTTACCTCTTGGTCCAAAATGCTGTAGGTAGCAATGATTGCAGTATGGTTTCTCATCATACTAAGGAAAAGAAACGGTAAAATAAAGTTGAAATagttttttgaaataaatgtttattttaattaagTAATTTGGATGACATTGGATTCTCCAAATACCCCAGAATGCTTTATTTTTTCTGCTTTCTACAGACTTGTGCTTGAAGCACAATGGGCTCTGTGCATGCAGCAAGATCCTTGTGCACCAAATGAAAAATGAATACTTATTTGGTAATATTGAGCAGGAAAGGGAGGCCAGGCAGGACACTCATCTAGTTATTTAATGCCCAACTAAACAACACCCACAACAGCACAGTTATCTGCCCAAAGGGACTATCAGCAGAAATTGTAGATCCCAATTCAGTGAACCTACCATTTGTCAACCATGTGAAGAGGCAACCTTTAAACACGCATGTATCTGTGATGCCTTTCACTGACAAATCTAGTTTAAGTAGCTGATGTACAGTAGAAGCATCGAGCAGTAAATGGCTGGCAATTACAAGTTATTCTAGGACGGACCTATTGCCATGCTCATGCTTGATGATGAAAGTAACTATTTACATGAAGTTGCAGAAGGCTGTCTGGTTTTGGAAGGAGGCTGCATATGGTTACTATATTTTCAAGGCTTGGTGGCTTCTCTGCTTAACTTGAAGCCAATCATAAAGGTTCTGTAACAGCAAAATGCCTCCAGTTTATGTATCTGCTGTAGTTGTGGCAGAATGTATGTCAGGAGGATGGTGGAAGCACGTACCCACAATGTGGTGAGCTGTGCAGCTCATAATGCCAATCTGTCAGAGTAGCTGCTTGTGCAGCCTACACATTGATTAGGCTATATTGGTCTCAAACCCGCTTTGCCATTTGATAACATGTCTAATCCTGCAACGTCAATTTTTCTGCCCTTTTCCACACATTCATCAGTTCCCTTCTTACTTATCAATTGTATCTTTGAATATATTTGATGAATTGTGCAGAATTTCAACGGTTAAACTTTCTCAGTAAAGAAATATCTTCTCACTTCACTCCGAAATGTCTTATTCTGACACCATGCCCCTTGCCAGTTAGAAGAAACAACTTCAGCATCTGTTTGGAACTGCTGAGTTGTTAACTAAACTTAATTAATTCTCTTTATTCAGCATAATTTAACATTGTTTGTTCCAGGATTCTATGTTTCTGGAGAAGTGGAAAGAAAAGTATTCCAGAATGTTTTAAAAACTTGCATATATCTATTCACTTTATATGGTCTTTTCAGAAGTTTGTTCAGTGAATTCATGCACGATTGAAATATTCTTGTTAGATGTTTggcaataaagaaaataaagctTTATGTAAAGTACATCATGATTATTTTCGTGATGATTGCTTAAAATTGTGTTCATTGGCTACGTAGTTACCAACGAAAAATAACCCCCTTTTTTATGTACTTGGTACTTtcatatagtcccccccccccaaagcaacAATACCAGGATGATTTGCAGGAACTTTACCAGTCAAAGAATGTTACTGAATCAAAATGTGGTATATTAAGGTTGGTTATGGTTGAAatgctaaagagcctgtcccatttggtcgatttttcagcggactgcaaaACGGGCCGGCAACTGTCAATttcccggcagtcgcctgaaaaaccgggaactggaacggcaactgtcagagtagaacacacacacaaacaaacacaccacaaaggcgggggccagggcaagcgctgtctgaaattcacacggtgcaaagccaaggtgatacagatacacaccgcgatgaacaggaaagttaagacggctagcacagtgtactttaaaagggggggggggggggggtggaggggagaagggggtagaaggagtggagacacttttaagaagccagacaacttttaagaagcctgaGATATACAACTgtaaagtttggcgggcatttaacattactggtcggttatccttggttctgaaaactcgtggtTACGTTTttaaggcgattaactaaaattacctacgactacctcgactacatataactacatggcgaccccactacaactgcacctacgactacagcattatcgattttctccatgtcgACCAATTTTTGGGCGTagtaaatttttcaacatgttgaaaatttgtggcgaccatactgaggctgcaactagttcccagaatgcgggaacgcctcgcgatcatgaaggagactcaccagagaccaccagcaaacaCGTGGGGACCATGTGGTAATCATGTggcaagcgcagagtctcctgcactcgcctaaaaagtcacctaagtgggacatgcctttAACATTAACAAGTGTCTTAAAGGAGAGTAACGTTgaaagattcaggaacagtgTCAGATCAGAGTCTTGAAAGCTGAAAGCCCAAAAATCATGGGGTTGGAATGAGAGGAGCAAAGATTATTTGGAAGGCTTTTGGTCTGAAGGTGATGAATGATAAGAAGGGGCAAGATCATGAAGTCACTGGAAAAGGCTGCATATAGTGACATTCCTACAGTCAGGGAGAATGGAGATGATTAGATAATTGATCTGCCAATCAAGCCCTTTGAAGTTGCAGAGATTGATATTATGGAGGTAAAATATGTGCAACATCATCTACCTACTGAATGTTCTGATATAATTATCTTCCTTTTATTGGGAGAGTTACTGCAGTTTCTGTTTCTTGCAGTCTTTAAACAGATTTTGTTTTGAGGTAAATTGGTTCTGGTTTGCAACAGACTGTTGCTAGGACCAGGAGTCAAATGCCACATCCTACCTCCACTATTTAGCTGCTGCAGTTGTCAAAAAAAATTTGATTTGAAAAAAGGATAAGTTAAGATCATGGACAATAAACTATAGGATAACCTCAAGTTCACGAAATGTGGATCATGAGTTTGGCTCGCAGTACATTAGAATAATCAAGATGTCGGGAATGAAGATTTTGATCAAATGGTTCAGCAGCTGAATTGCTGAGGCAAGTAGGAAAAAGACTTAGCTCATTTCACAAATCTAGGAGTTCCAAAAGCCTTGCAGTTGATGAAATACTTGTTTTAACTGGTGTGATATAGAATAGGTTAACAACCAGTCTAGAGTCTAAAGAAATGTCTTGACCTGAACCGTTGTTCATTTGGCCTGAACACTGGGAAAAAAATCCACTATTCTTTAAACAGCTACACCTGCTTAAATAGATTTATGACCCAGACTGATGCATCCGTCAATAGTGCAGCATGCTTACATTCGTGCATTAATGATTTAGCCTTGGATTCAAGCTTGAATTCAACCTTGGAGTGATGGCTGCTGCAGATTTATGCTACAGATCAGTCTTATCATTAAGCCAAATTAAAGCATTTGTATAACTCCAGAGAAGCATCAGGATGTTTATTAATGGTTCACATGGGTGACTTATAATTTAACCAGTTAAACTTCACCAACACTTTTGAGCCTGATAAAAGCATCAAAAGCATATCTGAAGGGCTAAAGCTGTTGTAAAGCACAATGCTATATTTCAATTGCACTTCTTCTGGGATTGGTTAGAGAATATAATCTCCAACCTATTGCTTTGTTTGAATGCACTTTTAATTGCAAATATATGCGCTCTGAAGGTTTAAATTATTAGGTACTTTCCAGATGATGATGTTCAGTTCTCATCTGTTTTTGAAGTTTCTGATTGTTTGATTCCTTTATTCATTTTAAAGTGAATTTCCAAATTAGACTTTTTGATATTGAAAGTTCCATTTACATGAAGTATGTCACTTCAAAATGTCTCAGACCTCTGTCTAGTTTAAATTAACAACCTCTATAACATGTGCAAGGccattttaaaattcatttgcTGTCTTGCTTTACCCTGGGGAGGAGCTGACTTTAGTTAGTGTGATTTAAATTCACATCCTGTATTTATTCCAAACAATCTACATACCAGTTACTCGTGTTGTAGCTTTCATTTACACCAATGCACACAGCAAAGCACAACACATAATGTAGCTGAAACTAGCAATTTATCTCCTGCTCAAGTAAGCAATCTTGCTGAGAATCACATTCTCCCGAGTGCCCTGCATGTAAATGGGGAGAATCCCAGTAGTGGAATTCTAACCCAGATCAAGGTGAAACATAATTAGTTTCATCTCCAGATGTACATGGGTCAAGAGATATTGATGTTCATGATTAAAAAGGAAGCCTCAGATATCCTGGTTGTTTATAATTCCCACAAGGAGGCAACCATAGAGCTAGGTTGATGGGGCTGATTATAATAATGCAACTAGGACATAAAGACATTGGAGCAAACAGAAAGAGGCTTAAGACTCCTCTTACCTCTGCATGTTGGCCAGGACATAACTGACGTTTACACCGGTAGCATTTCAAGCAAAGAGGATGGTAATCTTTGCCCAACGATCGCTTCCTCTCCGCTGCAGAATGTAGAATGTTGATAAAGAATGTTTTATAAATAAAACATCACCAAACACAGCCAAAATAATTTTTTCTCTATAAATTGTAAAAACGTTGGCAAGGTCTATTTAATTTATAGCAACTGGATGGCAAATGAGACGTATTTTTCCAGAACAAGCACACCTTTAATCAAAGATCTATGATCTATGTCTTTATTCTTGGCCTTAACAGGAACACTGATATACTTTCTCTCTGTGTGATGTAATTTAGCAGGTTTATTCAAAGAACATTTTCATCATGCGTCTTCCGAGCAGTGTTTGGTGACTGACCTTTAAGACAAGGTGCACTTTGGGGAGATTTTCTATGAAAAAGTGATAATGTGCCTTTTATGCTGTttgttatttgccatttgtggGTTGACAAAGCAATTGTCATGAtatggagaccagttccttatcTAGCAACAGGTGTAAGGCGAGAAGCTCTCAACCCAACAGGCCCATTTCTGCTTGCTCACCATATGCTGCAATCACTCTTTAGTATAAAGTGCACAATGAGTATTTTAAAAAGAGGGAAGttcattattttagttttactttacCAACGCCCATATTAGCTGTGAACTAATTAATTTGTAAAGTTCAGGTGTAATAAATAGAAGACACTTTGACAAGCTAAGTACCCACAGTGTATAATCATCTCGCCATGAATATTGCTGGATATTTTTGTCATTTTATACTTAAActcaaaaaaaaattgaatcctTTCCCAAAACCTTTAAGAGAGCATATTGTgcattttgtgttattttctAAAAAAATTCAGTTACACAACACTGTACCAACCGCAAAAAGGAACAAGCCACGATAACTTATTTATACAATTAATTATTTCTTAGGCCAAGTAATAAGTCTCTGTAAATGTGACACTTACCAAAATAGACAGGCTTCCCACAAATTGGACAATATGAAATCATCTTTTAAAATGTTCTCTATTCAATCCAATGGCGGTTGCAGcttgtaaaaatgtttttaaaaaaaactgacaGGAAAAGCTCAAATGTGACGTGTAAACTTTCAAGGCAGGATGTGGTTTCCTTTAAGGCAACCATCAGCAGTCTGTGAgaaggttaaaaaaaatattgtttgtcAAAATCCCTGGGTTGTACCATTAATattctttaaaaacatttttatcgttgaggggacgggaaccaacttggtctagtattctttaaaaacatttttatttcagcCTTTAATGCAAGTGGTATGAAAATATGACAAAACTTTCTGTAAATGTTTTAATGAATTTCtgtttaattttgaaaaaatattttgtctGGTTTGGCAGTAGAGGGGTAAATTTGTTATTTTCATGGATTTATTGCCCTTTTATCTTTAAATATGTGAATAGTTGGTAAGTGGATCACTTCCAGCATCCCTTTTAAGTTAGTATTATATAATTCAGATAATTCATGCTCTATACAAAGTTAGCGTCTGTTTCCCCATAGCTATTTGGTATTACTGCCACCGTGACTGATCCCAATATAACACAAGAACAAAAGAAACAAGTACAAAATTATCGAGTAAGAAATAGACAGACACTGGATGCAGAAAGTGTTTTCCAGGataaaaaacaaacagctggaagAACTTAGTCGGTCTGGCAGCCTCTatcgaaggaaatggacagacaccgAGTAGAGACACCTTTTCTGACAAAATGTTGTATGTCCATTTCTcaacacaaatgctgcctgacacactgagctcCTACAGTagtatgttttttgctcaagaatctagcatctagtctcttgtgtctccaagccTCATCCAGGGCATGTTTTGTATTGGGGTCTGTTATCAGTCCCATTCTTTGCCTACTTGTAACTTCCCAATTCCCTACTTGCTCATCCCAGCTCCCCTGTCCCTTAATTTCATTACTTGCACCATGGATGGAAGAAGAATCAGAATGAGGTCCAGGAAGAGTTTAGTAATGCAATGAAGAGATTAAAGGAAAAGGCTATTTTCAATCGGGATGTTAGAAAGGCAACTAATAGTGATGAGAATTTTCAGTAAACAAAATAACACATTAGACTAAATCTGCCAAGTTCCAGTAAATTATTATCTGCACATATAGAATAGGATCATAGGTTGACACAGCCACAGAAGGGGTCTATTCAGCCCTTTATGACTGGGCTGGCTATTTATTAGGTCTTTACAACTAATCTTTTTCATGCACTCTTTCCCCATGAGCCTGTGATTTCTATTTAATCTCAAAGCATGTATCCTATTTTATTCAAGCAGTGCACTCCAACAACTAActatattaaaaaatgttttttttactctCTTTTCACCTTCATTTTGTATGTTGTGGTTCATCCTGATCTCCAATGTTgaatgtgtgaagtttgcacattctccccaagaCTACATTGATTTCCTCCAGCTGCTTCTGCTTTCCCTTACCCCAAACATGTGCaatttgataggttaattggccactgcaaatagatggtagtgtgtgggtgagttgtAGAATCTGTAGAATAAGTTTGGGAACACTGAGTGAATAAAATGGATgagggtaggattagtgtaaaaaattggcttaatggtcaacatggactgtgAGTTAAAgttcctgtttccatgccgtatgtctCTGATTCGATgataattcatagaaacatagaaattaggtgcaggagtaggccattcggcccttcgagcctgcaccgccattcaatatgatcatggctgatcatccaactcagtatcccgtacctgccttctctccataccccctgatccccttagccacaagggccacatgatcTTGAACACCTTGTCAAATCTATAAACCTTCCCTGAGGAGAACAATGCCAGTGTGGCAAGTCTTTGCACGTAACATTCTACTCTTCACCTTTTAAGCTTGTGTATGTGCCCTGCCCGCAAGTCTAAATATTCAACAATATCAACATTAAAATATTGAATCCTGTTTGCACAGTCAATGTGGTCCTTTGCTTCTTGCCATAAGCCTGTTTCATTTCCTGCTGATGACCTTTTCCATAGACATACCTTGAAACCCAATATcataatatgtacaaatccagtgcTTAGCACATAATTAAACCAGTCAGAAACTTCACTACCTCTCGTCTTAACCTTTGATATTAGAGTAGCATTATGTTGCGAAGGGTACAGTAAACAGAAAATGCAGTGGGAATCTCTTCACATGGCCACCATTATCAACTCCTGGGATCATAGAAGTACAGAAAATAATGTTAATCCTCCAAGTAATTGAGAGGAATTATGCTAATAGTGAAATATTCCATTTTTTGCAATTGTCAGCTGAGGTTATGACCTTATTAGAAGTTCTTATTTGGCAATATATTCAGATATGTTCAATTATTAAACGTCCTTTGTTCATAAATACAGGTTTTAGCAAAGAGATTATTTCATTTGAAATATTATTAATTGACGTTTCCTCTAAATGTATTATAATATaaatgtttatgaaggaactgcagatgctggaaaatcgaaggtagacacaaatgctggaaaaactcagaggcggcatctatggagcgaaggaaataggcgacgtttcggtcgagacccttcatcagactgatgtgagggtgggggggggggggcggaagatgaagaaaggaagaggcggaggacagatagggctgtgggagagctgggaaggggaaacaggagaaagcagggactacctgaaattggagaggtcaatgttcataccgctggggtgtaaactgcccaagcgaaatatgaggtgctgctcctccaatttacggtgggcctcactttggccatggccaggacagaaaggtcggatttggaattggagggggagttgaagtgctgagccaccgggagatcagtttgaTTATtgtaaaccgagcggaggtgttaggcgaagcaattgccaagcctacgctgggtcccaccgatgtagaacagctgacacctagagcagcggatgcggaAGCAATAGATGAGGCTGAAGGAggggcaggtgaacctctgccgcacctggaaggactgctagggtccttgaatggagccaaggggggggggggaggtaaagcgacaagtgtagcatttcctgtggttgcaagggaaagtgccaggagagagggtgatttgggtgggaagggacaaattgatgagggagttacggagagagcggtctctatggaaagcaaacaggggaggagatggaaagatgtggccagtggtgggatcattCATTTACCACGCACCATTACTGTTATTATTCTTTAGTTGACATGGTCCAAGG
This portion of the Leucoraja erinacea ecotype New England chromosome 3, Leri_hhj_1, whole genome shotgun sequence genome encodes:
- the zgc:195282 gene encoding cysteine-rich protein 2, whose amino-acid sequence is MISYCPICGKPVYFAERKRSLGKDYHPLCLKCYRCKRQLCPGQHAEYDEKPYCNHCYLQHFGPRGARRPASRTTGTAGSNVPVENPST